TCTCCCAACTGAACAGGCAAATCATGCTGGCCTGCTGGTGGATCTTTAGCACGGAACAATTTGCAGATCACCCACGGGTCAAGCTGCAGCAAAGCGAACAACTTTTCAGCGGCTTGGGTAAAATGGAGCAACACGAGTGCATGAGGATTAAATGAGGAAAGACTAATGATGCAAACATGGGATGACATACCAAGAAATATGTAAAATTACGTAAGAAAGAATATGTAAAATTCTATAAGGGGTCATCTAAATTAGTAATAGGTTTTTTAGGGGGTAATAGGATTTCTAAAGCACGGCAATggaaaaggcaaaaaacaaataATGTCACGTCTCTTAATTACATCCTTAAGGATTAAAAATGATGAAAAATTGTGCCAGGAGCACTTGACTGTACCGCTGAAAAACACATGCTCTTTTGTGTGTGGAAAAAGAACATATGAATTATTTCAATATGTTAGAGTTGATGAGATTTTTTACCTGCAAGAAAAATTGATGGGATTTTTCCTACAATAACCGGGTGTGGTTTCATTTTTCTATTGGGAGAGGTGCAGTGAAAAGTTATTTTTGTTGGGAATTTTATTTGGGTCTTTCGAATATTTTCCTACTGTTGGATCTGCGATTTTTTTATTTAACCAGTACAAAAAATAGTCCTGATAATTTCAACCCGTCGAACCGTTTCATCTTCTTGTAGATGAATCAAATTGCAAAatgcaaaagaaaaagagagagagagaaaaggttACCAGCATGGACGAAGGATTAGGTTCTTTCTGGTACTTCTCCATGCGGTACTCCTTCAACCTCCAGGGGGTCGACGTCCCCTTTGGCTGGTGGCCGAGCTTGAATGTCAGAGCGTTCACTCTCCCGATCTTGACATTATTCTTGTCTAGTACATCTTGCTCTTTGCCGCTGGATTTCCAGAAGCCCGCTGTCCCGACGGACCGAACTGGCCGGGTGCCGTTCTTGTATTTCCGGTCCCTGGATGAGAACACGTACCATACCCCTTCCTGGCTCTCCCCGTACTTCTCTGTGAAAAGATACAGAGCTGATGAAATATCACAAGTTTTTGTAATTTGTATAAGCTTTAATTAATTAACCATGATAAAAAAATTAGTACGTGTTCATCAAAATATACAGTACCAAGCTTGGCTTGGTACTGACAATAAAAGTAAGCAAGCATCGAGCTTGGTGCTCTAGTGTTctctgtactgccatgattgatgaCTAGATTGAAAATTTTTCTTGAAATAAATAAATTAAAGTACGTGAGCATCAAGCTTGGCAACAAAGAGTAGGAAAAAAAATACGAGTGCTTGATTAATTACCTTGGACCGTGTCGGGATGGTCCTCGAAGACGTCAAACTCCTGGATGAAGTTGACGGGCAACTAGTGGCCGTGGTACTTCCTCTCCAGGTACCAGATGATCTCCGCGTCCGTCGGCTTGAACCGGACGCCCGGGATGTTCGTGTCCGCGTACTCCACCAACttttgctcctcctcctccacctccgcgcTGCCGGCGCCCACGGTTTCCTGCCGGGCGATGATGGCAGACGCGGTAGCAGCTTCTTGCTGCCGGCGCCCAGCTGCAGCGGCGGTGTTGGCGACCTTCGACTTGGACTTGGACTTTGCGGTGCTGCCACGAGGccggccgcggcgccgccctccggccgGCTTGGCGGACTGAACTGCCGGCGGTGGTGGCGCCTCCGGGAGTACGGCGTGCTCTGGAGCGGCTCCGGGGTAGTAGTACTGAGTTTCTCCCATGGTCGCCATGGCTGGTAGCTGCTGGATGTAGTGCGGCACTTGCATCGCCGGCTGCACGGAGGGTGCAAGCGGGGTGgcgctcgacggcggcggcggtgaggaggcATTAAAATAATCGCCAAAAAGGCTGGCATTCATGGCGTCGTTGTTGCCGAGCGCAGGGATGCTCGACTCTTCATCTGGTTGCGATGGATAACGATGCTGCTGCTGTTGCGACGGCGGAGGCAACGGCGGCTGCACGGAGGGTGCAAACGGGGTGGCGTCCGACAGCGGCGGCAGGGAGGCGTTAAGATAATCGATATAGCTGAAAACGCTGGCATTAATGGCGTCATCGTTGTCGGGCGCGGAGATGTTCGACCATTCATCTGGTTGCGACGGATAATTACACGGCGGTGGCAAGAAAAAGGACGGGGACAACTGCTGCGACGTCGACGGCAAGGAGTTGGGGTCCGGCGCCGGGGTGCGCTGTgccagtggtggtggtggagcgccGGGATGGCCGGCCACGCCGTCGTTCTCGTCGGGACAATTCGTCGCCATTGCCAATCTACATCAAATGTCCCAACACCATCATACCATTGTAACAGATCGATCGATAACTTGTCAACAATAGCTCGAATCGAAGGCTTTGCGATGCAGCAACAAGATTATTAGTAGAAATTAAGTTCCAATTTCAGACAAGTAGTGCTCGTACGTGGAATCAGAATCACGTTGTAGTAAAACCAAAAAATAACATGGAATGAATTAGGGCAAAGCGGGAGTTAGCGATAGCAAGTTGCCGTCCGTACCTGCTGCCGAGTTTAGGTTTACTCGCCAAGGAGACGATCCACTGACGTAGACGAGGGAAACTCCCGATTAGCAAAATCGGAAGGCTGGTACGGACTAAACTATATATACTGCGATTTTTTTTTTAGGCAAATATATTGCGATTATACAAACGAGATGTTGTAGTCATTCTCCAAAAACAATTGCTTCTGGGCCTGGCCTCCCAACGTAAGGGCCCTTACGTATATTTTCATTTCTTTCGACTGGTTTTCTCTTCTGTCGGTTTTCTTATTCTGCTTTCCATTTTTCTTTTCACGGCTCTTTTTTTACCTCTTTTATTCATATATTTTTGAAATTCATGATCACTTTTAAGTAACAGGCATTTGAAAAATgtgagaattttttttaatttttgcagaCATTTTTAAAATTACTAGAAAAAAATTAGAATTCACAAAAAATAAAAATCAGGATTTAAAAAAAATTGAGAATGTCTTTAAAATGAGTGAACACTTTTAAATCAGAAAGGAAgacccatatgcatattttgattgGGAAGAGCAGTGTAGTCTGATTTACCACATTCACAATCTCACTGATCCAAAGAGAGTCAAGCTTACTTCTGTTGAGTTTTTCTCGTTATGCACTTACTTGGTGGAATCAGTTGCAGGAGAATCATCTTTGTTGGGTCATAATCTCATTATTACATGGGAAGAGATGAAGCAGACCATGGGGCGTCGTTTGTTCCTTCACAATATCAAAGTGACCTATGAGAATATATTGCAACAGCTCACCCAAGGCTCCCGCGCAATTGAGGAGTACTGCAAGGAGTTGGAATCACTTTTAATTTGTTCCCGGATTTATACATGATGAAAGTCAAAGATGGCAAGATTTATGCATGATCTTAATACTGGGATTTCATAATTTGTAAAGGTGTTTACATACAACACTCTACAAGATATTTTGGAGCAAGCAAAGCGCACCGAGAAGAAGGTGTAGCGGAGCAACCATGTTCGTTCATATCAGAACGCACCACCACACAATTGCATAGATCACAACTGAGTGCCTCTCATGGTGGTTCTCAACGCTAGCATACACCACACCATTTGGCTCAACCAGCTGCCACCCGGCGACCTGCGGTTTCTTCGGCATCATCACTAGCTCCTCGTAATGTTGACAAGTGTCATGTTGCTACTACCGCCAGTAGTTCTACACCCGCGGCTATACCATCATCTCGATGCCGAGATATTGAGTGTTGGAAGTGCAAATGACATGGTCATATTTATTCTGAGTGTCGAAACAAGAGTTTTATTCGTCAGTGAGCAAAGTGAATGGGAATCTGGGAGTGAACATGAAGATAATGGGGAACAAGATGGTGATGAATCTAAAGAAGAAACAAGTCGCAGAAGTAATATGCGGATCGAACAGGGGGTTTCTTTATTTCCTGTCGAGTGCTTAGTGTCAATGCAACTAGAGAAGAGAGGGTGGTATAATATTTTTCACACTCGTGGAACCACCAAGAACAAGGTATGCAGAATTATTGCTGACAATGGCAGTTGTAATAACATTGCAAATTCAGATTTAGTGAAGAGGTTGGGAGTGGGACAAATAAGGCACACAAGTCCCTATAAGATGCAATGGCTCAATGATTGTGGGAATTTTCGAGTGAGTAAGTTGGCGACTGTTCAGTTTTACAATGGGGGGTACCGAGATCAAATGGAGTGTAACGTGGTGCCAATGCAAGCCTGCCAACTCTTGTTGGGAAGACCTTGGTTGTTTGCTCATGATGTTCAAATTAGCAGTGTGCTAATCGTCTCACATTCCAATGTGAAGGAGAACTCATATCCTTGCTCCCTTTGACACACAAACAGATATTAATGGATGATCTGAAAAAgaaagagcgagagagagagagagaaacacttGAGTGAGATCCACCAACATAGTGAGTGTGTGTGCGAGAAACAGAATCCAACGCCAAACAAAACTCTACAGCTCAAATTAACCAAGACATGGGAAAAACATGGATTAGTGATGATGGTTTCTACATTCTTTGTACTTTTGTACAAGGACAATTTTGTTTCTACAATTTTCTTACCCTCTAGCACTCCTAGTGTTGATCTTGCAGTTTTGCAGGGGTATGAAGATGTGTTTCCCAAGGAAGTACCG
This window of the Triticum aestivum cultivar Chinese Spring chromosome 5D, IWGSC CS RefSeq v2.1, whole genome shotgun sequence genome carries:
- the LOC123125936 gene encoding proline-rich receptor-like protein kinase PERK14 — protein: MATNCPDENDGVAGHPGAPPPPLAQRTPAPDPNSLPSTSQQLSPSFFLPPPCNYPSQPDEWSNISAPDNDDAINASVFSYIDYLNASLPPLSDATPFAPSVQPPLPPPSQQQQHRYPSQPDEESSIPALGNNDAMNASLFGDYFNASSPPPPSSATPLAPSVQPAMQVPHYIQQLPAMATMGETQYYYPGAAPEHAVLPEAPPPPAVQSAKPAGGRRRGRPRGSTAKSKSKSKVANTAAAAGRRQQEAATASAIIARQETVGAGSAEVEEEEQKLVEYADTNIPGVRFKPTDAEIIWYLERKYHGH